The Lewinellaceae bacterium genome has a segment encoding these proteins:
- the rsfS gene encoding ribosome silencing factor, which produces MNSSTKLKEQAVTVDKLHDLIIDSIQDIKGEEIVKLDLRKLHESPTDFFIICEGTSNTQVKSIADNIQKRLKIEADTFPSHIEGVQHASWVCLDYFHTVIHVFYKETRGFYQLENLWSDARVTEYQTL; this is translated from the coding sequence TTGAATTCAAGCACAAAGTTAAAAGAACAAGCCGTTACTGTGGATAAATTACACGATTTGATTATCGATAGTATACAGGACATAAAAGGAGAGGAAATTGTAAAACTCGATTTGCGAAAACTTCACGAATCTCCTACAGATTTCTTCATCATTTGCGAGGGAACCTCTAATACGCAGGTCAAATCCATTGCGGATAATATTCAAAAAAGACTCAAAATTGAAGCAGATACCTTCCCCTCTCATATTGAAGGGGTACAACATGCTTCGTGGGTGTGTCTGGATTATTTTCATACGGTCATTCATGTCTTTTATAAAGAAACACGTGGGTTTTATCAGTTGGAAAATCTTTGGAGTGATGCCCGGGTGACGGAATATCAAACCCTTTAG
- a CDS encoding PP2C family protein-serine/threonine phosphatase — MSNLTDIKMGLSKLEALEKELNLKRLQINSLLTITQAINDNVSADELYEMYHSFLSWELTIKKMALFVKSDDGNWHCASSINIAKNLLAKDISPILAEIKGPNNLDDKKHPLISQFDVVIPVAHKKYPIAYVFIGGFSDEEDMYNKVQLITTITNVIAVAIENKRLFKRQIEQERYNKEMELAAEMQRLLIPQKLPSNEHYELAGIYKPHFRVGGDYLDFLEFEDGKLFFCIGDISGKGVSAALLMANFQANFKTLINKHRSNLHDFIHDINNAVNRITLGDKFITFFIGEYDIATRNLRYINAGHTPPILVDDGHIHLLDKGCTLLGLFEQLPKLEIGQIKLSGEAVILSFTDGLTDIRNHQGDFLSEEKLQHFVQGHYLVSAKDFTQQLKEYIEAFIGEEKYPDDFTVLSCRFFSPK; from the coding sequence ATGTCCAATCTTACTGATATTAAAATGGGCCTCTCAAAACTCGAAGCTTTAGAAAAGGAACTCAACCTGAAGCGGTTGCAGATCAATAGTCTGTTGACCATTACTCAAGCCATCAACGACAATGTGTCGGCAGATGAACTTTATGAGATGTACCATTCTTTTCTGAGTTGGGAGCTGACCATAAAAAAAATGGCCCTTTTTGTAAAGAGCGATGACGGGAACTGGCATTGTGCCTCTTCCATCAATATTGCTAAAAATTTACTGGCTAAAGATATCAGTCCCATCCTTGCAGAGATAAAAGGTCCCAACAACCTCGATGACAAAAAACATCCTTTAATCAGCCAGTTTGACGTAGTCATCCCGGTAGCGCATAAAAAGTACCCCATTGCCTATGTCTTTATCGGCGGTTTTTCTGACGAGGAAGACATGTACAACAAAGTGCAGCTGATCACGACCATCACCAATGTGATTGCCGTGGCCATTGAAAACAAAAGACTTTTCAAGCGTCAGATAGAACAGGAACGGTACAACAAAGAAATGGAACTGGCCGCTGAGATGCAGCGCCTGCTCATTCCCCAGAAGTTGCCGTCCAATGAACATTACGAACTTGCCGGTATTTACAAGCCGCATTTCCGTGTCGGAGGAGATTACCTTGACTTCCTCGAATTTGAGGATGGCAAGTTGTTCTTCTGCATCGGTGACATTTCGGGCAAAGGGGTAAGTGCTGCCTTGTTGATGGCAAATTTCCAGGCCAACTTCAAAACACTCATCAATAAACACCGCTCGAACCTCCACGATTTCATCCACGATATCAATAATGCCGTCAACAGGATAACCCTGGGAGACAAATTCATCACTTTTTTTATCGGCGAATACGATATTGCCACACGCAACCTTCGTTACATTAATGCCGGGCATACCCCACCGATCCTGGTAGACGATGGTCACATTCATTTACTGGATAAAGGATGTACCCTGCTCGGGCTTTTTGAGCAATTACCCAAACTGGAAATCGGGCAGATCAAGCTGAGTGGAGAAGCCGTAATTCTGAGTTTTACAGATGGCCTTACAGATATCCGGAACCACCAGGGTGATTTTTTATCGGAAGAAAAATTGCAGCATTTTGTACAAGGTCATTATCTTGTCTCCGCAAAGGATTTTACCCAACAATTGAAAGAATATATTGAAGCATTTATCGGAGAAGAGAAATACCCCGACGACTTTACGGTATTATCTTGTCGATTTTTTTCTCCTAAATGA
- a CDS encoding OmpA family protein: MFTTQLYGQTDTIYLTNPSFEDFPQPSHPPRGWTDCGWPLESPPDTHPAGNFEVVKPAYDGATYLGMVVRDNETWESVSQRLSQPMKAGNCYSFTIMLARSELYVSVSQARGEDANYTTPVKLKIYGGLNACGRNEILGETKEIVNHRWVEYKFKFEPSEDFSYITLEAFYKTPTLFPYNGNVLLDKASAIVPVPCEELVATNEDIPEPDPKPAPKKPQPPKPDPKKNDPVPPKSTPEPKKDVTLAGVERAELKEGQVIQLKNVYFKADSSSITAESYEALNNIYDFLSTNKDVAIEIGGHTNSKPSHDFADNLSNERAKSVMTYLVNKGIDPKRIKYKGYGKRNPISTNSTPEGRKLNQRVEIKILNFNG, encoded by the coding sequence ATGTTTACCACCCAACTTTACGGGCAAACAGATACGATCTATTTAACCAACCCATCGTTTGAGGATTTTCCCCAGCCGAGTCATCCTCCACGTGGATGGACAGATTGCGGATGGCCCTTAGAATCCCCGCCGGATACACATCCTGCCGGAAATTTCGAAGTGGTAAAACCTGCTTACGACGGCGCCACCTATCTAGGCATGGTAGTAAGGGATAACGAAACATGGGAATCCGTCAGCCAACGTTTAAGTCAGCCCATGAAAGCCGGTAACTGTTATTCATTCACCATTATGCTGGCTCGCTCCGAGTTATATGTAAGTGTTAGCCAGGCCAGAGGGGAAGATGCTAATTATACAACGCCTGTCAAATTAAAAATATACGGGGGCTTAAATGCCTGTGGCAGAAATGAGATATTGGGGGAAACAAAGGAAATAGTGAACCATCGTTGGGTAGAATACAAATTCAAATTTGAGCCCAGCGAAGATTTTTCATACATCACCTTGGAAGCCTTTTATAAAACCCCCACCTTGTTTCCCTACAATGGTAATGTGCTGCTGGACAAAGCTTCTGCTATAGTACCCGTTCCATGTGAGGAATTGGTAGCCACCAATGAAGATATTCCTGAACCTGATCCTAAACCAGCCCCAAAAAAACCTCAGCCTCCAAAGCCGGATCCTAAAAAAAATGACCCCGTTCCCCCGAAATCTACTCCCGAACCTAAAAAAGATGTCACCCTGGCAGGGGTGGAAAGAGCTGAGCTGAAAGAAGGCCAGGTCATTCAACTCAAAAATGTTTACTTCAAGGCCGACAGTAGCAGCATTACCGCGGAATCTTATGAGGCGCTGAATAACATCTATGATTTTCTAAGTACCAATAAAGATGTTGCCATTGAAATAGGCGGACATACCAATTCCAAGCCAAGTCACGATTTTGCCGATAATCTTTCGAACGAGCGGGCAAAATCCGTTATGACTTATCTCGTCAATAAAGGGATTGACCCCAAGCGCATCAAATACAAAGGCTACGGCAAACGCAACCCGATTTCGACCAACAGTACTCCCGAAGGAAGGAAATTAAATCAAAGAGTGGAAATAAAAATTCTTAATTTTAATGGTTGA
- a CDS encoding DUF3524 domain-containing protein → MKVLIIEPFFSGSHRQWAEAYQQFSRHEVEILSLKGRHWKWRMFGGAVSLADDFMKMDFEPDLILATDMLDLSTFLGLTRTREIPVALYFHENQITYPWTGIKAAAAGELNRQYGFINYTSALAADKVFFNSVFHQKSFLEGLKPFLKAFPDHRGLKNIDKIVEKSAVLHLGMDLKSLDRESRNREMKAPVLLWNHRWEYDKNPALFFNTLFKLKEKGTAFQLIVVGEAYQQVPPVFEEARERLREEIIHFGFAASRGEYAALLHEADILPVTSHQDFFGGSIVEAIYCDCYPLLPERLAYPEHIPGDKKKNHFYRSDEDLLPMLENIIAQKNLFNQPGAYKNFVTKYDWSTLATQYDDALKNLLG, encoded by the coding sequence ATGAAAGTCCTGATCATAGAACCTTTTTTTTCCGGCAGCCACCGCCAATGGGCTGAAGCCTATCAGCAATTCAGCAGGCATGAGGTTGAAATCCTCAGCCTAAAAGGTCGCCACTGGAAATGGCGGATGTTCGGTGGAGCGGTAAGCCTCGCGGATGATTTTATGAAAATGGATTTTGAGCCCGACCTGATCCTGGCAACGGATATGCTCGATCTGTCGACCTTCCTTGGGCTCACCAGAACCAGGGAGATTCCCGTAGCGCTCTATTTTCATGAAAATCAAATTACCTATCCCTGGACAGGCATCAAAGCTGCAGCAGCTGGAGAACTCAACCGCCAGTACGGCTTCATTAACTATACTAGTGCCCTCGCTGCCGATAAAGTATTTTTCAACTCCGTCTTCCATCAAAAATCTTTTTTGGAGGGGTTGAAACCTTTCCTCAAAGCTTTCCCGGATCATCGCGGATTGAAAAATATCGATAAGATCGTTGAAAAAAGCGCTGTCCTCCACCTGGGGATGGATCTGAAATCACTGGATCGCGAAAGCAGGAATCGCGAAATGAAAGCACCCGTTTTACTTTGGAATCATCGTTGGGAGTACGACAAAAACCCGGCACTGTTTTTTAATACACTGTTTAAGTTAAAAGAAAAAGGAACGGCTTTTCAGCTCATAGTGGTTGGAGAGGCTTACCAGCAGGTTCCCCCGGTATTTGAAGAAGCCCGCGAGCGGCTTCGGGAGGAAATCATCCACTTCGGTTTTGCCGCAAGCAGAGGTGAATACGCAGCGTTATTACACGAGGCCGACATTTTGCCCGTGACGAGTCACCAGGATTTCTTCGGAGGCAGTATAGTGGAAGCGATTTATTGCGATTGTTATCCCCTTTTGCCGGAAAGGCTGGCTTACCCGGAGCATATTCCCGGGGATAAAAAGAAAAACCATTTCTATCGTTCCGACGAAGATTTGCTGCCTATGCTTGAAAATATTATAGCGCAAAAGAATCTTTTTAATCAGCCTGGTGCGTATAAAAATTTTGTTACTAAATACGATTGGAGTACATTAGCTACCCAATATGACGATGCGTTGAAAAATTTATTAGGATGA
- a CDS encoding acyl-CoA dehydrogenase family protein, translating to MSENNGNPLVMKKTKEDRFQSHDYYNIDALLAEDHLLAREAVRDWVKQEVSPIIEEHFEKAICPHHLFRGLGEIGAFGPSIPVEYGGGGMDEMAYGIIMQELERGDSGIRSMASVQSSLVMYPIYRYATEEQKRKYLPKLATGEMIGCFGLTEPDHGSNPGGMVTNIKEDGDAYILNGAKMWITNSPVADIAVVWAKDEEGKIRGMVVEKGTKGFTAPEIHGKLSLRASITGELVFEDVRVPKANVFPDIKGLKGPLSCLSKARYGIAWGAVGAALDCYDSALRYSQERIQFGKPIGQFQLTQKKLAEMITEITKAQLMVWRLGTLANKGEATPAQISMAKRNNVDMALTIAREARQIHGGMGITNEYPIMRHMMNLESVITYEGTHDVHLLITGHDVTGLNAFS from the coding sequence ATGAGCGAAAATAATGGCAACCCCCTGGTAATGAAAAAAACGAAAGAAGATCGTTTCCAAAGTCATGACTACTACAATATCGATGCATTATTGGCTGAAGACCATCTGCTTGCCCGCGAAGCGGTACGGGATTGGGTGAAGCAGGAAGTATCTCCCATCATCGAAGAACATTTTGAAAAAGCGATATGCCCTCACCACCTTTTTAGAGGATTGGGGGAAATCGGCGCATTCGGCCCCAGTATTCCGGTGGAATATGGCGGCGGCGGAATGGATGAAATGGCTTATGGGATCATCATGCAGGAGCTTGAGCGCGGAGATTCCGGTATTCGCTCCATGGCATCGGTACAAAGCTCTCTGGTGATGTACCCGATTTACCGTTATGCTACCGAAGAACAAAAGAGAAAATATCTTCCCAAACTGGCGACCGGTGAGATGATTGGCTGTTTCGGGCTGACAGAGCCGGATCATGGTTCCAACCCCGGCGGGATGGTCACCAACATAAAAGAAGATGGTGATGCCTACATTCTCAATGGGGCAAAAATGTGGATCACCAATTCACCTGTGGCAGACATTGCCGTGGTTTGGGCCAAGGATGAGGAAGGAAAAATTCGTGGAATGGTCGTGGAAAAAGGAACAAAAGGATTTACCGCCCCTGAAATTCACGGCAAATTATCACTACGTGCCTCCATTACCGGCGAACTCGTTTTTGAGGACGTTCGGGTGCCAAAAGCCAATGTATTCCCTGACATTAAAGGATTAAAAGGACCTTTGTCCTGTTTGTCCAAAGCTCGTTACGGAATCGCATGGGGCGCCGTCGGTGCAGCATTGGATTGTTACGATTCTGCACTCCGTTATTCCCAGGAACGCATCCAGTTTGGCAAACCTATTGGTCAGTTTCAGCTCACGCAAAAGAAACTGGCTGAAATGATCACCGAAATCACCAAGGCGCAACTAATGGTATGGCGACTGGGCACGCTGGCCAACAAGGGAGAAGCTACTCCAGCCCAGATTTCCATGGCCAAACGGAATAATGTAGATATGGCACTCACCATTGCTCGTGAGGCGCGACAAATCCATGGTGGTATGGGAATCACCAATGAATACCCGATCATGAGACATATGATGAACCTGGAATCCGTGATCACCTACGAAGGGACACATGATGTGCACTTACTCATTACCGGACATGATGTTACCGGGTTGAATGCCTTCAGTTAA
- a CDS encoding alpha/beta hydrolase, with translation MKYVKQNEKTIAYSSEGKGNVVVLVHGFCEDSFIWDEFKLDLIEKKYRVVCIDLPGFGASEVVENLTIDGMADAVKAVVDHLNLTDFIIIGHSMGGYTGLAFARKFPEYLKGLGIFHSHPYADSEEKKKNRYKGINFILEQGHHLFVKQLIPKLFAPDFARSNRFLLDKLIHKASQYDPEGIIQGQKAMAERPDQSAVLQTISVPVLFIIGEKDGAVTMEQSMDQTSLPEVTSVHVLEKVGHMGMFESKRNTQLMVRQFADFCYDQ, from the coding sequence ATGAAATATGTAAAACAAAACGAAAAAACGATTGCTTATTCCAGTGAGGGCAAGGGAAACGTTGTGGTATTAGTACACGGATTTTGTGAAGATAGTTTTATCTGGGATGAATTTAAACTCGATTTAATCGAAAAAAAATACCGGGTGGTGTGTATTGATCTGCCTGGTTTTGGAGCATCAGAAGTAGTCGAAAACCTGACCATTGACGGTATGGCCGATGCCGTGAAGGCTGTCGTCGATCATTTGAATCTCACTGACTTTATTATTATCGGCCATTCAATGGGAGGATACACGGGACTCGCCTTTGCCAGGAAATTCCCGGAATACCTCAAAGGTCTGGGAATATTCCATTCACATCCTTATGCTGATTCGGAAGAAAAAAAGAAAAATCGCTACAAAGGCATAAATTTTATCCTGGAGCAGGGGCACCACCTTTTTGTCAAACAACTTATCCCTAAATTGTTCGCCCCTGATTTTGCACGCAGCAATCGTTTTTTGCTCGACAAACTTATCCATAAAGCCTCCCAATACGATCCTGAAGGCATCATCCAGGGGCAAAAAGCCATGGCTGAAAGACCCGATCAATCGGCTGTTTTACAAACGATCAGCGTACCGGTATTATTTATCATCGGGGAAAAAGACGGAGCTGTTACCATGGAACAAAGTATGGATCAGACCTCTTTACCGGAGGTAACTTCAGTGCACGTTTTGGAAAAAGTAGGCCACATGGGCATGTTTGAATCCAAAAGAAATACCCAGTTGATGGTGCGCCAATTTGCAGACTTTTGTTATGACCAGTGA
- a CDS encoding biotin--[acetyl-CoA-carboxylase] ligase translates to MQKLNTLFIGKVLLAFPQLPSTNVHAIDLLSKSRPIEGTVISTADQTNGRGQIGSKWLSNPFENLTCSVILYPIFLEAKHQFLLNIMTSLAVFDVIQQLLPGKKCAIKWPNDLYVEDKKIAGILIQNSLQGSTIQSTVIGLGINVLQTSFANEIPNATSIKLESTRPNGTGFPCAQPDSPFSVENVLFRFCENLENRYLQLKAGRESSLKDNYLTHLLGLGEERLYQKNDKSYFKGTIRGVTEAGKLIVESSGELLNFNLKEVSFL, encoded by the coding sequence TTGCAAAAATTAAACACTCTTTTTATCGGAAAGGTTCTATTGGCATTTCCTCAACTTCCTTCCACTAACGTTCATGCCATTGACTTACTGTCAAAAAGCAGGCCAATTGAAGGAACTGTCATTTCGACGGCAGATCAAACCAACGGTCGCGGACAAATTGGCAGTAAGTGGTTAAGTAACCCTTTTGAAAACCTGACTTGCAGTGTTATCTTATACCCGATCTTTCTCGAAGCAAAACATCAGTTTTTGCTCAACATCATGACTTCTCTGGCCGTTTTTGATGTCATTCAGCAGCTACTTCCTGGTAAAAAATGTGCCATCAAATGGCCCAACGACCTCTATGTTGAGGACAAAAAAATTGCCGGCATTCTCATTCAAAATTCACTACAGGGCTCCACCATACAAAGTACTGTAATAGGCTTGGGAATCAATGTATTACAAACTTCTTTTGCTAACGAAATTCCCAATGCCACTTCCATAAAACTGGAATCTACCCGACCTAACGGTACGGGATTTCCCTGCGCTCAACCTGATTCCCCGTTTTCTGTTGAAAATGTCCTCTTCCGATTTTGCGAAAACCTTGAAAATCGTTACCTGCAACTAAAAGCAGGAAGAGAATCCAGCCTCAAAGATAATTATTTAACCCATTTATTGGGCCTTGGAGAAGAAAGGCTGTATCAAAAAAACGATAAAAGCTATTTTAAGGGCACCATCAGGGGGGTGACCGAAGCAGGAAAGTTGATTGTTGAATCTTCAGGGGAGCTATTGAATTTTAATTTAAAAGAGGTGAGTTTTTTATAA
- a CDS encoding ATP-dependent metallopeptidase FtsH/Yme1/Tma family protein, with protein sequence MENKNNNNDNNTPPPMMPKFSSYWIYGAIALVLLAINFYSVSESSNEQISFNRLDKMIADRAVEKIVVAENKIGQIYLTKESLDKPEYQDAAKSKLGGPRPHYWIEIGDKESFNTFLTAAQDEQNIPRDERIYPTFKSQPSWISTLLSWIIPIGLFILIWLFIIRRVGGGAGGAGAQIFNIGKSKAKLFDQNAKVDITFEDVAGLEEAKEEVMEVVDFLKNPKKYTALGGKIPKGVLLVGPPGTGKTLLAKAVAGEAGVPFFSISGSDFVEMFVGVGASRVRDLFKQAREKAPCIVFIDEIDAIGRARGRGNFQGGNDERENTLNQLLVEMDGFSTDKGVILMAATNRPDVLDSALLRPGRFDRQIGLERPDLKEREAIFKVHLKSIKKSDGIDPAILAEMTPGFAGAEIANVCNEAALIAARKNKKSVEMEDFNYALDKVIGGLERRSKLISPREKKIIAYHEAGHAICGWFLQHASPLVKVTIVPRGIGTLGYAQYLPKDEYITVTDQLLDRMCMTFGGRAAEEIVFGEISTGAQNDLDRITSMAYSMITIYGMNEKVGQISFYGMQRDQFNKPYSDETGRLIDDEVRKMLDEQYDRAKSLLRKYRDELEILAQTLLEKEVLIKSDLVKLIGPRPFPDEEPVPEVEKEVVPQVDSSIQTEDSES encoded by the coding sequence ATGGAGAATAAGAATAACAACAACGACAATAATACACCTCCTCCAATGATGCCTAAGTTTAGCTCATATTGGATTTACGGAGCCATTGCATTAGTGTTGTTGGCCATAAATTTTTACAGTGTTTCAGAGAGCAGCAACGAGCAAATCTCGTTTAATCGTCTGGACAAAATGATTGCTGACCGTGCTGTTGAAAAAATAGTTGTCGCAGAAAATAAGATTGGCCAGATTTACCTTACCAAGGAAAGTCTGGACAAACCCGAGTACCAGGATGCTGCCAAGAGTAAACTCGGCGGACCAAGACCTCATTACTGGATTGAAATTGGGGACAAAGAATCGTTTAATACCTTTTTGACCGCAGCTCAGGATGAACAAAATATCCCAAGGGACGAGCGCATTTATCCTACTTTTAAGAGTCAGCCAAGTTGGATCAGCACTTTGCTGAGTTGGATCATTCCTATTGGTTTGTTTATCCTTATCTGGCTGTTCATCATCCGTCGGGTAGGCGGTGGCGCAGGCGGTGCCGGTGCCCAGATATTCAATATCGGAAAATCCAAAGCCAAACTTTTTGACCAGAATGCAAAAGTTGACATCACCTTTGAAGACGTGGCAGGCCTTGAAGAAGCTAAGGAAGAGGTAATGGAAGTAGTGGATTTCCTAAAAAACCCTAAAAAATATACTGCCCTGGGAGGGAAAATACCTAAAGGCGTGCTGCTCGTAGGCCCTCCGGGAACAGGAAAAACCCTCCTCGCAAAAGCCGTTGCCGGTGAGGCAGGAGTTCCTTTCTTTTCTATTTCGGGTTCTGATTTCGTTGAAATGTTTGTTGGAGTAGGTGCTTCAAGAGTGCGTGACCTGTTCAAACAAGCCCGTGAAAAAGCACCTTGTATCGTTTTTATCGATGAGATTGATGCTATAGGACGTGCCCGTGGCCGTGGAAATTTCCAGGGAGGGAATGATGAGCGTGAGAATACACTCAACCAGTTGCTGGTGGAAATGGATGGATTTAGTACAGACAAAGGGGTTATCCTGATGGCTGCAACCAACCGGCCGGATGTACTGGACAGCGCCCTGTTGCGTCCCGGACGTTTCGACCGTCAGATCGGTTTGGAAAGACCCGACCTCAAAGAGCGCGAAGCTATATTTAAGGTTCACCTTAAAAGCATCAAAAAGTCCGACGGGATCGATCCGGCCATTCTCGCTGAAATGACCCCCGGATTTGCAGGAGCTGAAATTGCCAATGTCTGTAACGAAGCAGCACTTATTGCCGCCAGAAAAAATAAAAAGTCTGTTGAAATGGAAGATTTCAACTACGCTTTGGATAAAGTGATCGGTGGACTGGAGCGGAGGAGTAAACTCATCTCGCCCCGGGAGAAAAAAATTATCGCTTATCACGAAGCCGGACATGCTATCTGCGGATGGTTCCTCCAACATGCTTCTCCTCTGGTGAAAGTCACCATCGTCCCCAGAGGCATTGGTACGCTTGGATATGCGCAGTATTTGCCTAAAGATGAATACATCACCGTTACGGATCAGTTGCTCGATCGTATGTGTATGACTTTCGGAGGACGGGCAGCCGAAGAAATTGTATTCGGAGAAATATCTACCGGAGCACAAAATGACCTGGATCGGATCACCAGCATGGCTTACAGCATGATCACCATTTATGGAATGAATGAAAAAGTCGGCCAGATCTCTTTTTACGGAATGCAGAGAGACCAGTTCAATAAACCTTACTCTGACGAAACAGGCAGGCTTATCGATGATGAAGTACGGAAAATGCTGGACGAACAATACGACAGGGCCAAAAGCCTGTTGAGGAAATACAGGGATGAATTGGAAATCCTCGCTCAAACACTGCTGGAAAAAGAAGTTTTGATCAAATCTGACCTGGTGAAACTCATTGGGCCCCGTCCTTTCCCGGATGAAGAGCCTGTTCCTGAGGTGGAAAAAGAAGTTGTCCCTCAAGTTGATTCCAGTATCCAGACAGAAGATTCCGAATCATAA
- a CDS encoding 3-phosphoshikimate 1-carboxyvinyltransferase, producing MLSLRFPKKELTGKISLAGSKSISNRVLIIQALCEENFEIFKLANARDTDLLEKLLSSEEDLKDAGPAGTTFRFLTAYLSLKEGTQLLTGSDRMKQRPIKVLVEALRQLGANIEYVEKEGYPPLKIHAPEKIGTKNELAIPANTSSQYISALLMIAPVLPGGLSLTLDGEIVSLPYIQMTLKTMEYFGVTHSWEGNIIRIAPQKYKARPFKVEADWSAASYYYAMAVFAEKVDLELEGLFEHSVQGDAVLAEMMNGFGIQTTYTAQGIRLSRNAPPEDVFEWDFIECPDLAQTLAVVCAGAGIHGLFSGLKTLKIKETDRIKALQQELGKVKTWFNLLPPQITKDTKEYYLLEGRAEWDVPPVFSTYEDHRMAMAFAPLAMMGKILIEEPMVVVKSYPDFWNDLKKLGFEIEHLNH from the coding sequence ATGCTTTCTCTCCGTTTCCCGAAAAAAGAACTTACAGGAAAAATTTCACTTGCCGGCTCCAAGAGTATCAGCAACAGGGTACTTATCATTCAGGCACTTTGTGAGGAAAATTTTGAAATATTTAAGCTGGCCAATGCCCGGGATACGGACCTCCTCGAAAAGTTGTTGTCCTCAGAAGAGGATTTGAAGGACGCAGGTCCTGCCGGAACCACCTTCCGTTTTCTTACCGCATATTTGTCCCTGAAAGAAGGTACTCAATTGCTCACGGGAAGCGACCGCATGAAACAGCGTCCCATAAAAGTACTCGTCGAGGCACTCCGTCAACTTGGAGCGAACATTGAATATGTTGAAAAAGAAGGGTACCCGCCATTGAAGATTCACGCACCTGAAAAGATAGGAACAAAAAACGAACTGGCTATCCCGGCTAATACCAGCAGTCAGTATATTTCAGCCCTTTTGATGATCGCCCCGGTCTTGCCTGGCGGCCTGTCGCTGACCCTTGATGGAGAGATCGTTTCATTGCCCTATATTCAAATGACCTTAAAAACCATGGAATACTTTGGGGTCACCCATAGTTGGGAAGGAAATATCATCCGGATAGCCCCTCAAAAATACAAGGCGAGGCCGTTTAAGGTCGAGGCCGACTGGTCTGCGGCTTCCTATTATTATGCAATGGCTGTTTTTGCAGAAAAGGTTGATCTGGAGCTGGAAGGATTATTTGAGCATAGTGTTCAGGGTGATGCAGTGCTGGCAGAAATGATGAACGGGTTTGGGATACAAACGACTTATACAGCACAGGGCATCCGGCTTTCCAGAAATGCCCCTCCGGAGGATGTTTTTGAATGGGATTTCATCGAATGCCCGGATTTGGCCCAAACGCTGGCGGTGGTCTGTGCCGGCGCCGGAATACACGGGTTGTTTTCAGGGTTAAAGACGCTCAAAATCAAAGAAACGGATAGGATCAAGGCCCTTCAGCAAGAATTAGGCAAGGTGAAAACATGGTTCAACCTGTTACCGCCTCAAATTACCAAAGATACGAAAGAATACTACCTGCTGGAAGGCAGGGCTGAATGGGACGTACCTCCTGTTTTTTCCACTTATGAAGACCACAGGATGGCCATGGCTTTTGCACCACTTGCCATGATGGGGAAAATCCTCATCGAAGAGCCAATGGTGGTGGTAAAATCATACCCTGATTTTTGGAATGACCTTAAAAAACTGGGTTTTGAAATCGAGCACCTCAACCATTAA